In Deinococcus proteolyticus MRP, a single genomic region encodes these proteins:
- the pstS gene encoding phosphate ABC transporter substrate-binding protein PstS, with protein sequence MNLPRKTWLMALPLTALLFACTEQTTSKTTTDGNTTTTVSETTTAPDTTAAASAVQEAGDTASAAAASAGQAVDDAATGAGAALGLNAPKAPYADGSLTGAGASFPYPLYSKMFDEYAKETGVSVNYQSVGSGTGQKQIIAQTVDFGASDNAMDDEKLASAPGKIAHIPMALGAVTATYNVPGLAEGTELKMTGPVLADIYLGKIKTWNDPALTKINEGVQLPALPITVARRSDSSGTTAVFTDYLSKVSPEFKEKVGSANSVNWTVGSAAKGNDGVAGLVQNTPGSIGYIEEAYAKQNNLPMMAMENAAGEFVKPSLEGVTAAAAASELPEDMRGSVTNAEGAGAYPMASYTYLLVYPEQNYAGRDKAQGERLQHLLQWMLTSGQGYHEGLSYAKLPDAVRDRALETVNGMTFDGQPMNPMQ encoded by the coding sequence ATGAACTTGCCCCGTAAAACCTGGCTGATGGCCCTGCCCCTGACTGCCCTGCTGTTCGCCTGCACCGAGCAGACCACCAGCAAAACCACCACCGACGGCAACACCACCACGACCGTCAGTGAAACCACCACGGCGCCGGACACCACGGCCGCTGCTTCGGCCGTGCAGGAAGCCGGCGACACGGCCAGTGCTGCCGCCGCTTCGGCCGGCCAGGCTGTAGACGACGCCGCGACGGGCGCCGGTGCGGCCCTGGGCCTGAACGCTCCCAAGGCTCCCTATGCCGACGGCAGCCTGACCGGCGCCGGTGCCTCGTTCCCTTACCCGCTGTACTCCAAGATGTTCGACGAGTACGCCAAGGAAACCGGCGTGAGCGTGAACTACCAGTCGGTGGGCTCGGGCACCGGCCAGAAGCAGATTATTGCTCAGACCGTGGACTTCGGCGCCAGCGACAACGCGATGGATGACGAAAAGCTGGCCAGCGCTCCTGGCAAGATTGCCCACATCCCCATGGCCCTGGGTGCTGTGACCGCCACCTACAATGTTCCCGGCCTGGCCGAGGGCACCGAACTCAAGATGACCGGCCCCGTGCTGGCCGACATCTACCTGGGCAAAATCAAGACCTGGAACGACCCCGCCCTGACCAAGATCAACGAGGGCGTGCAGCTGCCCGCGCTGCCCATTACCGTGGCCCGCCGCTCGGACTCCTCGGGCACCACCGCCGTGTTCACCGACTACCTGAGCAAGGTCAGCCCCGAGTTCAAGGAAAAAGTCGGTAGTGCCAACTCGGTGAACTGGACCGTGGGCAGCGCCGCCAAGGGCAACGACGGCGTGGCCGGCCTGGTGCAGAACACCCCCGGCTCCATCGGCTACATCGAGGAAGCCTACGCCAAGCAGAACAACCTGCCCATGATGGCCATGGAGAACGCCGCTGGCGAGTTCGTGAAGCCCAGCCTGGAAGGCGTGACCGCCGCCGCCGCCGCTTCCGAACTGCCCGAAGACATGCGCGGCAGCGTGACCAACGCCGAGGGCGCTGGAGCCTACCCGATGGCCTCCTACACCTACTTGCTGGTCTACCCCGAGCAGAACTACGCTGGCCGTGACAAGGCCCAGGGCGAGCGCCTCCAGCACCTGCTCCAGTGGATGCTGACCAGCGGCCAGGGCTACCACGAGGGCCTGAGCTACGCCAAGCTGCCTGACGCCGTGCGCGACCGCGCCCTGGAAACCGTGAACGGCATGACCTTCGACGGTCAGCCCATGAACCCTATGCAGTAA
- a CDS encoding acyl-CoA carboxylase subunit beta — protein MSQPKNLSLELKELVAQMQARRTHVEQGGGPDRLAKQKQGGKMTARERIEYLLDEGSFLEMSTFVEHGRNRLMDGVEAPGEGVVTGRGTIGGRQVFVFSQDFTVLGGSLGKMNAAKVVKVMDLAAKTGCPVIGLNDSAGARIQEGVDSLSGYGEIFYRNAIYSGVVPQISAILGPCAGGAVYSPALTDFILMSKGSSYMFITGPEVIKSVTREDVTFDQLGGASVHGRKSGVAHLALEGDAAVLDGIKALLGYLPQNAREQAPRAEVSDPPTRETPELLEMVTPDQTRPYAMHGVIETLVDQGSFLEIQPDWAKNIIVGFARLNGESVGIVANNPKVMAGSLNIDASDKAARFIRTCDCYNIPILTLVDVTGFLPGVGQEHAGIIRHGAKMLYAYAEATVPKITLITRKSYGGAYLAMNSRDMGADVVYAWPTAAVAVMGAEGAANIVYRREIQNSENPEATRAEKIRDYKEAFDNPYVAAGKGYIDDVIPMETTRAQLIQTFAMLKDKQEQRPFRKHGNIPL, from the coding sequence TGGACGAGGGCAGCTTCCTGGAAATGTCCACCTTCGTGGAGCACGGCCGCAACCGCCTGATGGACGGCGTGGAGGCTCCCGGCGAAGGCGTGGTGACGGGGCGCGGCACCATCGGCGGGCGGCAGGTGTTCGTGTTCAGCCAGGATTTCACCGTGCTGGGCGGCTCGCTGGGCAAGATGAACGCCGCTAAGGTGGTCAAGGTGATGGACCTGGCCGCCAAGACGGGCTGCCCCGTCATCGGCCTGAACGACTCGGCAGGAGCGCGGATTCAAGAAGGTGTGGACAGCCTCAGCGGCTACGGCGAGATTTTCTACCGCAATGCCATCTACTCGGGCGTGGTGCCGCAAATCAGCGCCATCCTGGGGCCGTGCGCGGGGGGTGCAGTGTACTCACCCGCCCTGACCGACTTCATCCTGATGAGTAAGGGCAGCAGCTACATGTTCATTACCGGGCCGGAAGTCATCAAGTCGGTCACCCGCGAGGATGTCACCTTTGACCAGCTGGGCGGCGCGAGCGTGCATGGACGCAAGTCCGGCGTGGCCCACCTGGCTCTGGAAGGCGACGCGGCTGTACTGGACGGGATCAAGGCGCTGCTGGGCTACCTGCCGCAAAATGCCCGCGAGCAGGCCCCCCGCGCCGAGGTGAGCGACCCGCCCACCCGTGAAACTCCCGAACTGCTGGAGATGGTCACGCCTGACCAGACCCGCCCCTACGCCATGCACGGGGTCATCGAGACGCTGGTGGACCAGGGCAGCTTCCTGGAAATCCAGCCCGACTGGGCCAAGAACATCATCGTGGGCTTCGCGCGGCTGAACGGTGAAAGCGTGGGTATCGTCGCCAACAACCCCAAAGTCATGGCCGGTTCGCTGAACATCGACGCGTCCGACAAGGCCGCCCGCTTTATCCGCACCTGTGACTGCTACAACATTCCCATCCTGACGCTGGTGGACGTGACCGGCTTCCTGCCGGGCGTGGGCCAGGAACACGCCGGCATCATTCGGCACGGGGCCAAAATGCTGTACGCCTACGCCGAAGCCACCGTGCCCAAAATCACCCTGATTACCCGCAAGAGCTACGGCGGCGCCTACCTCGCCATGAACAGCCGCGACATGGGTGCGGATGTGGTGTACGCCTGGCCCACCGCTGCGGTGGCCGTGATGGGCGCGGAAGGTGCGGCCAACATCGTGTACCGCCGCGAAATCCAGAACTCGGAGAACCCGGAAGCCACCCGCGCCGAGAAAATCCGTGACTACAAAGAAGCCTTCGACAACCCTTACGTGGCGGCCGGCAAGGGTTACATCGACGACGTGATTCCGATGGAAACCACGCGGGCACAACTGATTCAGACCTTTGCCATGCTGAAGGACAAGCAGGAGCAGCGCCCCTTCCGCAAGCACGGCAACATCCCGCTTTGA